A stretch of Porites lutea chromosome 5, jaPorLute2.1, whole genome shotgun sequence DNA encodes these proteins:
- the LOC140938333 gene encoding uncharacterized protein has translation MGKIIEKGHASPVPIEEITKPQSGRVWYLPHFGVYHPKKPTQIRVVFDSSAEYEGVSLNGELLSGPDLMNSLLGVLFRFRRETTAVMCDIEQMFHSFHVDPEHRDFLRFLWYEDNTPGKRIIEYRMNVHLFGNGPSPAVATFGLRKTAADGEEEFGENATEFVHRNFYVDDGLASRPTTKEAIDLVTATQEMLATANLKLHKVVSNSVEVMEAFPAEDRGEGVRDLDLRHDSLPAQRSLGVYWNLEEDTFTFKVCLPEKPFTRRGVLSVVNSIYDPLGLAVPVLLEGKLLLQQLVLLGKKNNKEKALGWDDPLPDTLLSQWQRWRNSLPHLENVSIPRCYHPPGFGTIVRREIHAFSDASKDAIGASIYLRLFNDRGEICTALLFGQSKVAPAQTTSIPRLELCAAVLASQAVNKIAKEIDMEINQITFYTDSKVVLGYIQNESRRFYVYVANRVQTIRKISSPKQWKYIDTSENPADLSTRCLNAQSLKGSDWLTGPSFLRDPNRTAAEDEEDEIPLNENDPEVRKNTVSLKTQTSKHHGLGADRFSRFSSLHSLQRAIANLIVVIKEFKRRKNKSQEEIESKISSSKNTKLMRQPTAKELQEAMTVIICAVQSESLSEDLKSDRRIAESNEPETVPKSSKLYRLDPFVDNNGVLRVGGRLRRATLEFGEKHPVLIPKKNHVADLITRHYHRQVHHQGRQITHGAIRQAGYWLIGGHNTVARELNKCVTCKKLRGPVIQQRMADLPADRTEVAPPFTNVGFDVFGPWMIRSRKTRGGAANSKRWGLVFTCLSSRAIHIELLESMDASSFVCALRRFFALRGPVSILRCDRGTNFIGGKSELGDALREMDQRQVKGYVNNHGCEWIFNPPHASHFGGAWERQIGTIRRVLEAMFAELGSHQLTHELLVTLMAEVTAIVNARPISAIPTDADEPQPLSPSMLLTMKTRPLGPPPGNFVPPDVYARRRWRRVQYLADQFWIRWRREYLQSMQTRTKWEEPKRNLRTGDIVLVKEEGAYRNDWPIGRISEAIESDDGRVRKAQVEIVRGAAKKTFLRPIKELVLLVPAPAE, from the coding sequence ATGGGGAAGATCATCGAAAAAGGTCACGCCTCCCCGGTACCAATAGAAGAAATTACTAAGCCCCAGTCCGGTCGGGTGTGGTACCTTCCGCACTTTGGAGTTTACCACCCGAAGAAACCAACTCAAATCAGAGTGGTCTTTGACTCTTCAGCCGAATACGAAGGTGTGTCGCTGAACGGAGAGCTGTTATCGGGTCCAGATCTCATGAACAGCCTGTTAGGAGTTCTATTTCGCTTTCGGAGGGAGACAACAGCTGTCATGTGTGACATAGAGCAGATGTTCCATTCCTTTCACGTTGATCCAGAGCACAGAGACTTCCTTCGTTTTCTCTGGTACGAAGACAATACACCCGGCAAACGGATAATAGAGTACCGAATGAATGTTCACCTCTTTGGAAATGGACCAAGCCCAGCAGTTGCTACGTTTGGTTTAAGAAAGACCGCAGCTGACGGCGAGGAGGAGTTTGGAGAAAATGCAACCGAATTTGTGCATCGTAACTTCTACGTTGACGACGGCTTGGCATCACGGCCCACTACCAAAGAAGCAATCGATCTTGTCACCGCGACTCAAGAAATGTTAGCCACCGCTAACCTAAAGCTTCATAAGGTCGTATCCAACTCAGTTGAAGTCATGGAGGCGTTCCCAGCCGAAGACAGAGGAGAGGGAGTACGAGATCTAGATCTTCGGCACGATAGCCTTCCCGCACAACGCTCTCTAGGAGTCTACTGGAACCTTGAGGAAGACACCTTCACGTTCAAGGTCTGCCTTCCCGAAAAGCCATTCACGCGAAGAGGAGTACTATCGGTCGTGAATTCAATTTATGATCCACTAGGCCTCGCAGTGCCAGTCCTACTTGAAGGGAAGTTATTGCTTCAGCAGCTAGTACTCTTggggaagaaaaacaataaggaAAAAGCATTAGGATGGGACGACCCTCTACCAGACACGCTATTGTCGCAGTGGCAAcgttggagaaattcgcttcctCATTTGGAGAACGTTTCAATACCCCGCTGCTACCACCCACCTGGTTTCGGGACAATCGTAAGAAGAGAAATTCACGCCTTTTCGGACGCCAGCAAGGACGCGATTGGAGCTTCAATTTACCTAAGACTCTTTAACGATAGAGGAGAAATCTGCACGGCCTTGCTCTTCGGTCAATCAAAGGTAGCACCTGCTCAGACCACAAGCATCCCCCGCCTAGAGTTGTGTGCCGCTGTCCTTGCCTCGCAAGCAGTAAACAAGATCGCAAAGGAGATAGACATGGAGATTAACCAGATCACCTTTTACACGGACTCAAAGGTCGTCCTCGGTTACATCCAAAACGAGAGCCGGAGGTTCTATGTTTACGTCGCTAACCGTGTACAAACAATCCGGAAGATTTCCAGCCCCAAGCAGTGGAAGTATATCGATACGAGCGAGAACCCTGCAGACCTGAGTACACGTTGCCTGAATGCGCAAAGTCTCAAAGGATCGGATTGGTTAACCGGACCAAGCTTCTTAAGAGACCCAAACAGAACAGCAGCAGAAGATGAAGAGGACGAGATTCCACTAAATGAGAACGATCCGGAAGTACGAAAGAACACCGTGAGCCTGAAAACGCAAACCAGCAAACACCATGGTCTTGGAGCAGACAGGTTCTCACGATTTTCGAGCCTTCATTCCTTGCAACGTGCAATCGCAAATTTGATAGTAGTTATCAAGGAGTTCAAACGGAGAAAGAACAAGAGTCAGGAAGAGATTGAGTCGAAAATATCAAGCAGCAAGAACACAAAACTGATGCGGCAGCCAACAGCAAAGGAACTTCAGGAGGCCATGACAGTAATAATTTGCGCCGTACAAAGTGAAAGCCTTTCAGAAGATTTGAAGTCAGACCGAAGGATTGCAGAGAGCAACGAACCGGAGACTGTTCCAAAGAGTTCGAAGCTGTACCGTTTAGACCCCTTTGTGGATAATAATGGTGTTCTACGAGTCGGCGGCCGTCTTCGACGCGCTACTTTAGAGTTTGGAGAAAAGCACCCCGTTCTGATACCGAAGAAAAACCACGTTGCTGATCTGATCACACGTCACTACCACAGACAAGTCCACCACCAAGGTCGTCAGATTACGCACGGTGCCATCCGCCAAGCTGGGTACTGGTTGATTGGAGGCCACAATACTGTAGCACGGGAGTTAAACAAGTGTGTTACATGCAAGAAATTGAGAGGACCAGTGATACAACAGCGTATGGCCGACCTACCAGCAGACAGAACAGAAGTAGCCCCTCCCTTCACAAACGTTGGGTTCGACGTTTTCGGCCCCTGGATGATACGTTCTAGGAAGACACGTGGAGGCGCAGCCAACTCCAAACGCTGGGGACTAGTGTTCACTTGTCTAAGTAGCAGAGCGATCCACATCGAACTACTGGAGTCCATGGATGCTAGTTCCTTCGTCTGCGCTCTGAGAAGATTCTTTGCACTTCGCGGTCCTGTTTCCATTCTCAGGTGCGATCGGGGTACCAATTTCATTGGTGGAAAGTCGGAGCTGGGAGACGCCCTGAGAGAGATGGACCAACGTCAAGTGAAAGGCTACGTAAACAACCATGGGTGCGAGTGGATCTTCAACCCACCACATGCCTCACATTTTGGTGGCGCTTGGGAGCGCCAGATAGGCACCATTCGCCGTGTATTAGAAGCGATGTTTGCGGAGCTTGGCAGTCATCAACTTACACACGAACTACTCGTAACGCTTATGGCAGAGGTGACCGCGATAGTCAACGCCCGCCCTATATCTGCTATACCAACAGATGCAGATGAACCTCAACCGCTGTCACCCTCCATGCTTTTGACTATGAAGACACGCCCACTTGGCCCGCCACCTGGCAACTTTGTTCCACCTGACGTCTACGCACGACGCCGTTGGAGACGTGTCCAGTACCTCGCGGACCAATTCTGGATACGATGGAGGCGCGAGTACCTTCAAAGCATGCAGACCAGGACCAAGTGGGAGGAGCCGAAGAGAAATCTACGCACAGGAGACATAGTACTTGTAAAAGAGGAGGGAGCTTACAGAAATGACTGGCCCATCGGAAGAATTTCAGAAGCCATTGAGAGTGATGACGGACGAGTAAGAAAGGCCCAAGTTGAGATAGTGAGAGGCGCTGCAAAGAAGACGTTTCTGCGACCAATTAAGGAGCTTGTCCTTCTGGTACCCGCACCAGCGGAGTAG
- the LOC140938335 gene encoding uncharacterized protein, which yields MALSSSGSTHLVASDNQKRWLVVGIALNKILVPQIRPFVEQEVDKEYINLKTSHNIHTQSTSGRLQRWPPRKFLKYENINGNSLHPKLPGGKYNISLFDCRVLSHIDFAKLYVENFMAKFNAFDDHCDASAVLTLLGGVPVFSAAVEAAAGDVRSVRNDWAHCVFSKWDPVKFQQSFVEMEHLVRVIALPAADEAKLLAELKDWETKGTLLCMNSPVDPALLQLVQQEVKFLQDSVNNLSVEFDQEKMRVQQELQNAAIILEEMKQMVERLKTFEEDADHRFGRLETRTGQVEEQVHSLEEDTAQRFENVETRTGQVEDQVHSLEEDTAQRFGNVETRTGQVEDQVHSLEAKFQDLTIRESAESNASVQDPLMTSEVIPEKLVELIRRDYKGAVLCPFPWCEDELQLKLSNIFTRLKIVSRTKERSQLTDKTVNMTDVFKPHRECHSPRVVLIEGNPGMGKTTYCQKLAYDWSVGKIPPDASFPEGKILLLLKCRDMYMKTANIEEAIDDQLLPQDAGKKEKEDFFHFIRSNQSRILLVLDGLDELRDDLVEGFLPLIRGKVFANVYLMLTARHEVGLRVRRYCDELFEIVGYTKDDVESYIKKYFSSHEDQSLADKMLKQLKRDKYLAELTANPLNTALLCLLCEETKGVFPSSRTGIYDDLVSCAVRRYYAKKGMSLDYEDPTERCANKLNQLGKMAYETLIKNQLHFSEDEMKCQSADLLQLCFLSREASVSKIRPRPCYAFTHKTFQEYFAALYLAHEILNGDSVKADKLLDQLNPFDNWHVWEFLLTSIARKRSDMAVSLISPLSASVYREKTKNLINTTSDADDNLDTEICEYIEYDFCAMPAEDLENNQVKGVNDVVTKTLHLIADCDNDGHELTDYQIEMILELARCFPEYNLQLAPSFCYLSVYSEYLKVAASLRNLCLHSDLNSLLLATIQRAFHPTHSLVRLELANTFSVFLDPVFQLISHFCNFTLHAEALKLILCSGFFLTHLDLSRIWVSYEGIEALGEGLRRNCSLTHLKLRECGICDAKAQTLANGLVTNCTLTHLNLMMNVIGSCGAEALADVLHCNCTLVYLDLRENHFGDSVAEAFARVLQSNCALAHLNFRKCVECMFNTECIKHSVDNLSNDGQVEMIGPSGASALARALRLNCSLTFLNLELNQIEASGAEALGEALQTNCTLTHLYLMDGVIGDSGAEALSKALQLNCTLTHLDLRCNRIGDLGAVALATTLLSSGTQLSQLNISNNMISSSGVTAFAKALQSNTSLTRLALGSQHLPDVRIDSSGAILIAVALKSNRTLTHLDLSSSKIGDSGATELAQSLQHHNNSVKYLDLRCNPIGLLGKASLDLVDQSNRFLKYNEMIFQLPKVAKIDLPTDFI from the exons ATGGCTTTGTCTTCATCTGG ATCCACTCATCTTGTTGCATCTGACAACCAGAAAAGATGGCTTGTGGTGGGAATAGCACTCAACAAGATCCTTGTGCCACAGATCCGTCCTTTTGTGGAACAAGAGGTTGATAAGGAATACATCAATCTCAAGACAAGTCACAATATTCATACACAAAGTACATCTGGTCGTCTTCAAAGGTGGCCACcaagaaagtttttaaagtaCGAGAACATCAATGGTAACAGTCTTCACCCAAAGCTTCCTGGTGGAAAATACAACATTTCCTTGTTTGATTGTAGAGTGTTATCTCACATTGATTTTGCCAAGCTCTATGTAGAAAACTTTATGGCAAAGTTCAATGCTTTCGATGACCACTGTGATGCATCAGCTGTTCTCACCCTGCTTGGTGGTGTGCCTGTGTTCTCAGCTGCTGTGGAGGCTGCAGCTGGTGATGTCAGGAGTGTCAGGAATGACTGGGCACACTGTGTCTTCAGTAAGTGGGATCCTGTTAAGTTTCAGCAGAGTTTTGTTGAGATGGAACACCTGGTGAGAGTCATAGCTCTACCTGCTGCAGATGAAGCTAAACTCCTTGCGGAACTAAAAGACTGGGAGACTAAAG GGACTCTGTTGTGCATGAACTCCCCCGTGGACCCAGCATTGCTTCAACTTGTTCAGCAAGAAGTAAAATTTCTACAAGATAGTGTGAACAACTTGTCTGTAGAATTTGACCAGGAAAAGATGAGAGTACAGCAAGAGCTGCAAAACGCTGCCATAATTCTTGAAGAGATGAAACAGATGGTGGAGAGACTAAAGACCTTTGAAG AGGATGCAGATCACAGGTTTGGACGTTTAGAAACTCGTACCGGACAAGTTGAAGAACAAGTACACAGTCTTGAAG AGGATACAGCTCAGAGGTTTGAAAATGTGGAGACTCGTACTGGACAAGTTGAAGACCAAGTTCACAGTCTTGAAG AGGATACAGCTCAGAGGTTTGGAAATGTGGAGACTCGTACCGGACAAGTTGAAGACCAAGTACACAGTCTTGAAG CAAAGTTTCAAGACCTGACGATAAGAGAATCTGCTGAGTCAAACGCTTCTGTTCAAGACCCACTGATGACATCTGAAG TTATTCCAGAGAAACTTGTAGAACTGATCAGACGAGACTACAAAGGCGCGGTGCTGTGTCCTTTCCCATGGTGTGAAGATGAACTACAGCTGAAGCTATCGAACATCTTTACAAGACTGAAAATAGTTAGTAGAACAAAAGAACGTTCACAACTAACGGATAAGACCGTCAATATGACAGACGTGTTCAAACCACACCGAGAATGCCACAGTCCAAGAGTGGTGCTGATCGAGGGGAATCCTGGGATGGGCAAAACTACGTATTGTCAAAAGCTGGCATATGATTGGTCCGTGGGGAAAATTCCACCTGACGCTTCGTTTCCTGAAGGGAAGATATTGTTGCTGTTGAAATGCCGTGACATGTACATGAAAACCGCTAACATCGAGGAAGCTATTGATGATCAGCTTTTACCACAAGATGCAGGCAAGAAGGAAAAGGAAGACTTTTTCCACTTTATTCGTTCTAATCAGTCCAGAATCTTGCTGGTTCTTGATGGTTTGGACGAGCTGCGTGACGATCTGGTAGAGGGTTTTCTGCCTTTGATTCGAGGCAAAGTCTTTGCTAATGTGTACCTCATGCTAACTGCTCGGCATGAAGTTGGATTGAGAGTGAGGCGATATTGTGACGAGCTTTTTGAAATTGTTGGCTACACAAAAGATGACGTTGAAAGTTACATTAAGAAGTATTTCAGCAGTCATGAGGATCAAAGCCTTGCTGACAAAATGTTAAAACAGTTAAAACGCGACAAATATCTCGCAGAATTAACGGCTAACCCCCTCAATACAGCTTTGTTGTGTCTTCtttgtgaagaaacaaaagGAGTGTTTCCCTCGAGTAGAACTGGGATTTACGATGACTTGGTGTCTTGCGCCGTCAGGAGATATTATGCAAAGAAGGGAATGTCTCTCGACTACGAAGATCCCACTGAACGATGCGCAAATAAATTAAATCAGTTGGGGAAAATGGCATATGAGACATTGATTAAAAATCAGTTACATTTTAGTGAAGATGAGATGAAATGTCAGTCAGCTGATTTATTGCAATTATGTTTTCTTTCTCGTGAGGCAAGTGTCAGCAAAATCAGGCCAAGACCATGCTATGCTTTTACACACAAAACGTTTCAGGAGTATTTTGCGGCGCTTTACCTCGCCCATGAGATATTAAATGGCGACAGTGTTAAAGCCGACAAGCTGTTAGATCAACTCAACCCTTTTGACAACTGGCATGTTTGGGAATTTCTCCTGACAAGCATAGCAAGGAAAAGAAGCGACATGGCAGTTTCGCTTATTTCGCCTCTTTCTGCGTCCGTCTACCGCGAGAAAACTAAGAATTTAATCAATACCACTAGCGACGCCGACGACAATTTGGATACAGAAATCTGTGAATATATAGAGTACGATTTTTGTGCTATGCCCGCGGAAGACTTAGAAAATAACCAAGTGAAAGGGGTGAATGATGTAGTGACCAAAACACTTCATCTTATTGCCGACTGTGATAACGATGGACATGAACTAACAGACTACCAAATAGAAATGATACTTGAATTGGCACGGTGTTTTCCAGAGTATAATTTACAGCTGGCACCAAGTTTTTGCTATCTATCGGTGTACTCTGAATATTTGAAGGTGGCAGCCTCACTTAGAAACTTGTGTCTTCACAGTGACTTAAACAGTTTACTACTAGCAACGATTCAGCGTGCTTTTCATCCAACGCATTCACTAGTACGCCTAGAGTTGGCAAACACTTTCAGTGTATTTTTAGATCCAGTCTTTCAGTTGATAAgccatttttgtaattttactCTACATGCCGAAGCTCTCAAATTAATTCTATGTTCGGGTTTTTTCCTAACCCACCTTGATCTGAGCCGAATCTGGGTCTCTTACGAAGGAATCGAAGCACTCGGGGAAGGTCTTAGAAGAAACTGTTCTTTGACCCATCTGAAACTACGTGAGTGCGGAATCTGCGATGCTAAAGCCCAAACACTGGCAAACGGTCTGGTGACAAATTGCACTTTGACACACTTGAATCTAATGATGAATGTCATCGGTAGTTGTGGAGCAGAAGCTTTAGCGGACGTCCTCCATTGCAATTGCACACTAGTGTATTTAGATTTGCGTGAAAATCACTTTGGTGACTCAGTTGCAGAGGCGTTTGCTCGCGTTCTTCAGTCTAATTGTGCCCTGGCACATTTGAATTTTAGGAAGTGTGTTGAATGCATGTTTAATACTGAGTGTATTAAACATTCAGTCGATAACCTTTCTAATGATGGTCAAGTTGAAATGATAGGCCCCTCAGGGGCATCTGCTCTCGCACGAGCTCTTCGATTAAATTGCAGCCTAACTTTTTTAAACCTCGAGTTAAATCAGATTGAGGCTTCAGGCGCAGAAGCACTAGGAGAAGCTCTCCAAACGAACTGCACTTTGACACATTTGTATCTTATGGACGGTGTGATTGGTGATTCTGGAGCAGAAGCCCTGAGCAAGGCATTGCAATTAAACTGCACCTTGACGCATTTAGATCTTCGGTGCAACAGGATCGGTGACTTGGGAGCAGTAGCTCTCGCGACGACGCTTCTTTCAAGCGGGACTCAATTGAGTCAATTAAATATTAGTAACAACATGATCTCTTCTTCGGGTGTAACAGCTTTCGCCAAAGCACTTCAGTCTAATACGTCTCTTACCCGTTTGGCACTGGGCTCTCAGCACCTTCCAGACGTAAGGATTGATTCTTCTGGGGCGATCTTAATTGCTGTGGCACTGAAGTCGAACCGTACTTTGACTCATTTGGATCTATCAAGCAGTAAAATAGGTGATTCTGGAGCCACAGAATTGGCCCAGTCTCTTCAGCATCATAATAATTCTGTGAAATATTTAGACCTTAGATGTAATCCCATTGGTTTATTGGGCAAAGCAAGCCTTGATTTGGTTGATCAGTCGAATCGCTTCCTTAAGTACAATGAAATGATATTCCAGCTTCCTAAAGTTGCAAAAATAGACCTTCCAACTGActttatttaa